The following coding sequences lie in one Nakaseomyces glabratus chromosome K, complete sequence genomic window:
- the FET5 gene encoding ferroxidase FET5 (CAGL0K12738g~Ortholog(s) have ferroxidase activity, role in iron ion transmembrane transport, prostaglandin biosynthetic process and endoplasmic reticulum, fungal-type vacuole membrane, plasma membrane localization), whose amino-acid sequence MLFSALLFWLFGCLASAKTHTFHFTVDWVDVKLDNGAHKKMIGFNGQWPMPDIHVMKGDRVELYLTNGFKDGMQTSLHFHGLSHNTSYGNEIQRDGPSMVTQCPIVSGQTYLYNFTVADQVGTYWYHAHEGSQYGDGFRAAFVIHDDDFPYEFDEEMTLSVADLYYKPYYEIKDTFLSRYNPTGAEPIPQMLLFNNSASGRLYFEPGKTYLLRIINMGLFVSQYLSIEDHEMTIVEVDGVYTKKNVTSMLYIATGQRMSVLIKAKTQNPKRNYAFMQLLDETMLDVIDPDLQLNVTNQLIYDKSKPDAKEYFFDSLEQATNEFYLEPYEDIDIFESYDKQITFDVRMKNLGDGVKYAFFNNITYVSPKIPTLTTALTSGKLATDPRIYGDNINVVVLEQNEIVEIVLNNYDTGKHPFHIHGHNFQIVQKSPGFHLDETFDESEQDQKTVRYNESAPLMDFPKHPIMRDTLVLEPNGHAVLRFRADNPGVWIFHCHVDWHLEQGLAAVFVESPLILQERETLSQNYKDVCSAAGMVNVGNAAGKSEDWLDMSGLPRQPKPLPDGFTAKGYFAFIICTLVGLWGLYSISNYGFSEVIPDDKAVFDSLKSVLDSNGISYSLEEH is encoded by the coding sequence ATGCTTTTTTCAGCACTCTTGTTCTGGTTATTTGGATGCTTGGCATCTGCCAAGACCCATACATTTCATTTTACCGTGGACTGGGTCGATGTGAAGCTCGATAACGGTGCACACAAAAAAATGATTGGGTTTAATGGGCAGTGGCCAATGCCCGATATTCACGTAATGAAAGGCGATAGAGTTGAGTTATACCTCACTAATGGCTTCAAGGATGGCATGCAGACTTCATTGCATTTCCATGGGTTATCCCACAACACAAGTTACGGTAACGAGATCCAAAGAGATGGACCCTCTATGGTCACACAGTGTCCAATAGTCTCTGGTCAAACCTACTTATATAACTTCACAGTGGCTGACCAGGTAGGTACTTATTGGTATCATGCTCATGAGGGTTCTCAATATGGTGATGGCTTTAGAGCAGCGTTTGTGATACATGATGACGACTTCCCATATGAATTTGACGAAGAAATGACTCTATCTGTCGCTGATCTTTATTACAAGCCTTATTATGAGATAAAGGACACGTTTCTATCTCGCTATAATCCTACAGGTGCGGAACCTATTCCTCAGATGCTGTTGTTCAATAACTCTGCCAGTGGAAGGCTATATTTTGAACCAGGCAAAACCTATTTGTTAAGAATTATCAATATGGGGCTGTTTGTTTCACAATACTTGTCAATAGAGGATCATGAAATGACTATAGTAGAGGTAGATGGTGTGTACACCAAAAAGAATGTCACCAGTATGCTATATATTGCCACAGGCCAAAGAATGAGCGTTCTGATAAAAGCAAAAACACAAAACCCAAAGAGAAATTATGCTTTTATGCAACTTTTGGATGAGACAATGCTAGATGTTATAGATCCTGATCTCCAACTGAATGTCACAAATCAGCTTATTTACGACAAATCAAAGCCTGATGCCAAAgagtatttttttgatagcTTGGAACAGGCAACAAATGAATTTTATTTAGAGCCttatgaagatattgatattttcgAGTCTTATGACAAACAAATCACTTTTGATGTAAGGATGAAAAATCTAGGAGATGGTGTCAAGTATGCattcttcaataacatTACTTATGTTTCTCCAAAAATCCCCACATTAACTACAGCACTGACATCCGGAAAATTGGCGACTGATCCCAGAATCTATGGTGACAATATAAATGTTGTTGTGCTagaacaaaatgaaatagttGAAATTGTGTTAAATAACTATGACACTGGTAAACATCCATTCCATATTCATGGTCATAACTTCCAAATAGTTCAAAAATCTCCCGGTTTCCATCTTGATGAGACCTTTGATGAAAGTGAGCAAGACCAAAAAACTGTCAGGTACAATGAGTCGGCACCTCTTATGGATTTTCCTAAACATCCTATCATGAGGGATACACTTGTATTGGAGCCTAATGGACATGCAGTTCTACGTTTTAGGGCTGACAATCCCGGTGTATGGATCTTCCACTGTCATGTAGACTGGCATTTAGAACAGGGTCTAGCTGCTGTGTTTGTTGAATCACCTTTAATCTTACAAGAACGTGAAACACTAAGTCAAAATTATAAAGATGTGTGTTCTGCTGCGGGCATGGTAAATGTTGGAAATGCTGCAGGAAAAAGTGAAGATTGGTTGGACATGAGTGGATTGCCAAGACAGCCAAAGCCATTGCCCGATGGCTTCACTGCTAAAGGGTATTTTGCCTTTATCATTTGCACTCTAGTTGGGCTGTGGGGTTTATACAGCATTTCTAATTATGGATTTTCTGAAGTTATTCCAGATGATAAGGCTGTATTTGATTCATTGAAAAGTGTTTTGGATTCTAATGGCATCTCATACAGTCTAGAAGAACATTGA
- the LAM5 gene encoding Lam5p (CAGL0K12760g~Ortholog(s) have ER-mitochondrion membrane contact site, endoplasmic reticulum, nucleus-vacuole junction localization) produces MSDSELNDWEPVGGSSGNLSANNSEPEAMPDTLGLGIEKDSKILEPPFVPNQSNNKTSEQRRTSSMSDDEDMNMNKNLKESKLLPNERDFSDQIASKDIQREILEPIDTSLDSNNAKIGSEWDAIDKNYTDDVISNSEVKTLDSATNETDNDALKEENTSPSMFMNNMLQAFSLSSGSANKDNSNQSRGSSNPNSPNIISHRRNPSHTRKKSIKSNSNVPQSPSVSSPLQKVDHTKEKGEFDYDPNLYDKDKYEGTHFHYASYGRNVDFHNIFTSIPKEDRLLDEFNCTLSREFIYQGTLYVSESYLCFNSKILGWVSKVLISFREITYIDKTSSVGIFPNAISIETEQGKTQFNGFVSRDHAFDLIKEIWSRTLLAKNDEVEDNQSIDEKLAVVSEKEKSIPPSLNTSSGSSSSVSMSDYVRKIDNIDEVFFKLNERASRISYYGPYLITNEAKATNHDLEYETFLAEVNLDAPPGLAFQIMFNDPKAEFLSEYLSAQKATEVSNISKFDQTNDLGEKMRKYSYVKPLGFPVGPKSTICYAEDVIKAYEPRNYIDMITTTKTPKVPSGGNFSTKTRFLFTWQSERTCNLRISYWIDWSGSSWIKGIIESGCKTGQTDAIELLIPLAQKHIFENTEVSEISDNFDPYAIAEIEEDNELEVTIKLLTKKIEALTDKVEFIDKNRHFEGTISIGLSILIIILLLANLIVK; encoded by the coding sequence ATGTCAGATTCAGAGTTAAATGACTGGGAGCCTGTTGGTGGCAGTTCGGGCAATTTGTCTGCAAATAACAGTGAACCAGAAGCTATGCCGGATACTTTAGGACTTGGAATAGAAAAGGATAGTAAGATACTAGAACCACCATTTGTACCTAATCaaagtaataataaaactTCAGAACAACGCAGAACCTCTTCAATgtcagatgatgaagatatgAACATGAATAAGAATTTAAAAGAGTCTAAACTACTACCCAATGAAAGAGATTTTAGTGATCAGATCGCCTCAAAAGACATACAAAGAGAAATTTTAGAGCCAATTGATACTTCCTTAGATAGCAATAATGCCAAGATTGGATCCGAATGGGATGCTATAGATAAGAATTATACCGATGATGTGATCTCCAACTCAGAAGTTAAGACTCTTGACTCTGCTACAAATGAGACTGATAATGATGCACTCAAGGAAGAAAATACATCACCTTCAATGTTTATGAATAACATGCTTCAAGCTTTTTCATTGTCTTCTGGGTCAGCAAATAAAGACAACAGTAATCAATCAAGAGGAAGTTCCAATCCTAACTCCCCAAATATCATCTCACATAGAAGAAATCCATCACATACGAGGAAGAAATCCATAAAATCTAATTCAAATGTGCCACAATCACCATCTGTTTCTTCGCCTTTACAAAAGGTTGATCAcaccaaagaaaaagggGAGTTTGATTATGATCCGAATCTGTATGATAAGGATAAATATGAAGGAACACATTTTCATTACGCATCCTATGGTAGAAATGTAGATTTCCATAACATTTTTACGTCAATCCCGAAAGAGGACAGGCTACTTGATGAATTCAACTGTACCCTTAGCCGCGAGTTTATTTACCAAGGCACACTTTACGTGTCTGAGTCATACCTCTGCTTTAACTCGAAGATCTTAGGTTGGGTATCTAAGGTATTAATCTCTTTCCGAGAAATCACTTATATAGACAAGACTTCTTCAGTAGGAATATTCCCCAATGCCATCTCAATTGAAACCGAGCAAGGGAAAACACAATTCAACGGTTTTGTTTCCCGTGACCATGCGTTTGACTtaattaaagaaatatgGTCAAGAACTCTCTTAGCAAAGAATGATGAAGTAGAAGATAATCAAtctattgatgaaaaattaGCTGTTGTTAGTGAGAAGGAGAAGTCAATACCACCTTCATTGAACACCTCTTCAGGATCTAGTTCCTCTGTATCAATGTCAGATTATGTTCGGAAAATCGACAATATCGATGAAGTATTTTTTAAACTAAATGAAAGGGCGTCTCGAATTAGCTACTATGGACCCTACCTAATAACAAATGAAGCGAAGGCAACTAATCATGACCTAGAATACGAAACATTTCTTGCTGAGGTAAATCTCGATGCCCCACCTGGATTAGCCTTCCAGATTATGTTCAATGATCCAAAAGCCGAATTCTTATCTGAATATTTGAGTGCTCAAAAGGCTACAGAGGTATCTAATATCAGTAAGTTTGACCAAACTAATGATTTGGGGGAAAAAATGCGCAAGTACTCATACGTAAAACCTTTGGGGTTTCCAGTTGGTCCTAAATCAACTATATGCTATGCTGAAGATGTGATAAAAGCCTATGAACCTCGTAATTACATAGATATGAtaacaactacaaaaaCTCCCAAAGTCCCAAGTGGTGGTAATTTCTCAACTAAGACTAGGTTTCTGTTTACCTGGCAATCAGAAAGAACCTGCAACTTGAGAATATCATACTGGATTGACTGGTCAGGAAGCAGTTGGATAAAAGGGATTATAGAATCTGGTTGCAAAACTGGACAAACTGATGCTATTGAGTTACTAATACCCTTAGCACAGAAGCATATATTCGAGAATACAGAAGTTTCAGAAATCTCTGATAATTTTGATCCTTATGCCATTGCCgaaatagaagaagataacGAATTAGAGGTTACGATTAAATTATTGACCAAGAAAATAGAAGCACTCACTGATAAAGTCGAGTTTATAGACAAAAATCGCCATTTTGAGGGCACTATCTCGATAGGATTATCAATTCTCATTATTATCTTACTATTGGCAAATTTGAttgtaaaataa
- the OTU1 gene encoding ubiquitin-specific protease OTU1 (CAGL0K12782g~Ortholog(s) have thiol-dependent ubiquitin-specific protease activity, role in protein deubiquitination, regulation of transcription, DNA-templated and cytosol, nucleus localization): MRLKVVGITGADKVITIGNDKLLKDLLEVIEVTGDQCKGIRFGYPPQKVDITEENLGRNLEELGLSTGEKVTLISDMPKDVSSSISGKNNSPPVELKGNQVRVDETNNEILQIHEVPDDNSCLFHSISYTKHQKISLTQILREICAQEILSDKAKYNAAILDQSNEDYARWILQKDAWGGGIEIGILSDYLKIAIYVLDLDTLTIGKFNEEKFDDFVIISFNGVHYDAVELLYRQTNVRKTVFNLISEPELCGNVLEKTIELGKKLRSSGYKFNTRKDKIKCNVCKAEFVGEREVARHAESSGHYDFGQV, encoded by the coding sequence ATGAGGTTAAAAGTGGTTGGTATTACAGGTGCTGACAAAGTAATTACAATTGGAAATGATAAGTTGCTGAAGGATTTGTTGGAGGTAATTGAAGTTACGGGTGACCAATGCAAAGGTATACGGTTTGGTTATCCACCTCAAAAAGTTGATATAACAGAAGAGAATCTAGGAAGAAACTTAGAAGAACTAGGATTAAGTACAGGGGAAAAGGTTACTTTGATCAGCGATATGCCAAAAGATGTGTCATCTAGTATAAGTGGCAAAAATAATTCACCTCCGGTTGAATTGAAGGGTAATCAAGTTAGAGTTGATGAAactaataatgaaattctACAAATTCATGAAGTACCTGACGATAATTCGTgtttatttcattcaattaGCTATACAAaacatcaaaaaatttcattaacaCAGATACTACGAGAAATATGCGCCCAGGAAATTTTGAGCGACAAAGCCAAATACAATGCCGCCATACTGGATCAATCTAACGAAGATTACGCAAGATGGATACTACAAAAAGATGCTTGGGGTGGAGGTATAGAGATTGGTATTCTTTCTGATTATCTGAAAATCGCTATATATGTGCTTGATTTAGATACGCTAACAATAGGCAAGtttaatgaagaaaaattcGATGATTTTGTcataatttcatttaaCGGTGTTCATTATGATGCCGTTGAACTATTATATCGTCAAACCAATGTTAGAAAAACTGTATTTAATTTGATATCGGAACCAGAGTTATGCGGCAATGTCTTGGAAAAGACTATTGAGCTTGGCAAAAAGCTAAGATCTAGTGGTTATAAATTCAATACCCGTAAGGACAAAATCAAATGTAATGTATGCAAGGCAGAATTTGTTGGAGAACGCGAAGTTGCTAGACATGCTGAATCATCGGGACACTATGACTTTGGCCAAGTGTGA
- the BUD20 gene encoding Bud20p (CAGL0K12804g~Ortholog(s) have nucleolus localization) codes for MGRYSVKRYKTKRRTKDLDLIHEELKSQEKIQQLLNQPLDETKPGLGQHYCIHCAKYFETGIALKTHLKGKIHRRRVKELKSIPYTQEVADAAAGVNLNKFLNSVEKFKNVDNQVKETNETLLKEHLDQTLENIETTEPTLPWADNNKKSETTEPSTTSTAVEVATEAVMEQ; via the coding sequence ATGGGTAGATATAGTGTTAAGAGGTATAAGACGAAGAGAAGAACGAAGGATTTGGATCTGATCCATGAAGAGTTGAAGTCCCAGGAGAAGATACAGCAGCTGTTGAACCAGCCGCTGGATGAGACGAAGCCCGGTCTAGGTCAGCACTACTGTATACACTGTGCCAAGTATTTCGAAACTGGTATCGCTTTGAAGACACATTTGAAAGGTAAGATACATAGAAGAAGAGTGAAGGAGCTAAAGTCGATACCGTACACGCAGGAGGTTGCCGATGCTGCTGCTGGTGTTAACTTGAACAAGTTCCTGAACAGCGTGGAGAAATTCAAGAATGTCGATAACCAGGTGAAAGAAACCAACGAGACCCTCCTGAAGGAGCATTTGGATCAAACACTCGAAAATATCGAAACCACAGAACCTACATTACCATGGGCTGATAACAACAAGAAATCTGAGACCACTGAGCCTTCCACAACGTCCACCGCTGTGGAAGTTGCTACTGAGGCTGTAATGGAGCAATAA
- the RPL10 gene encoding 60S ribosomal protein uL16 (CAGL0K12826g~Ortholog(s) have cytosol localization): MARRPARCYRYQKNKPYPKSRYNRAVPDSKIRIYDLGKKKATVDEFPLCVHLVSNELEQLSSEALEAARICANKYMTKISGRDSFHLRVRVHPFHVLRINKMLSCAGADRLQQGMRGAWGKPHGLAARVDIGQIIFSVRTKDNNKDVVVEGLRRARYKFPGQQKIIMSKKWGFTNLDRAEYVKRRDAGEVKDDGAFVKFLSKKGSLEENFREFPDYFTAQA; encoded by the coding sequence ATGGCTAGAAGACCAGCTAGATGTTACAGATACCAAAAGAACAAGCCTTACCCAAAGTCTAGATACAACAGAGCTGTTCCAGACTCCAAGATCAGAATCTATGACTTGGGTAAGAAGAAGGCCACTGTCGATGAGTTCCCATTGTGTGTCCACTTGGTCTCCAACGAATTGGAACAATTGTCCTCTGAAGCTTTGGAAGCCGCTCGTATCTGTGCTAACAAGTACATGACCAAGATCTCGGGTAGAGATTCTTTCCACTTGAGAGTCAGAGTCCACCCATTCCACGTCTTGAGAATCAACAAGATGTTGTCTTGTGCCGGTGCGGATAGATTGCAACAAGGTATGAGAGGTGCTTGGGGTAAGCCTCACGGTTTGGCCGCTCGTGTTGACATTGGTCAAATTATCTTCTCCGTCAGAACCAAGGACAACAACAAGGACGTCGTTGTTGAAGGTTTGAGAAGAGCTAGATACAAGTTCCCAGGTCAACAAAAGATCATCATGTCTAAGAAGTGGGGTTTCACCAACTTGGACAGAGCTGAATACGTCAAGAGAAGAGACGCCGGTGAAGTCAAGGACGACGGTGCTTTCGTCAAGTTCTTGTCCAAGAAGGGTTCTCTAGAAGAAAACTTCAGAGAGTTCCCAGACTACTTCACTGCTCAAGCTTAA
- the SEC53 gene encoding phosphomannomutase SEC53 (CAGL0K12848g~Putative phosphomannomutase; protein differentially expressed in azole resistant strain) gives MSTPQEFAYKERPDVLVLFDVDGTLTPARLTVSDKVRDTLVKLRKKVCIGFVGGSDLSKQLEQLGPNVLNEFDYAFSENGLTAYRMGKQLASQSFINWIGEEKYNKLAKFILGYLANIDLPKRRGTFLEFRNGMINVSPIGRNASTEERNEFERYDKEHNIRAKFVEALKKEFPDYGLTYSIGGQISFDVFPTGWDKTYCLQHVEKDGFKEIHFFGDKTQVGGNDYEIFVDPRTIGHSVQTPDDTVKILNEIFNL, from the coding sequence ATGTCTACTCCACAAGAATTTGCCTACAAGGAAAGACCAGATGTCTTGGTTCTTTTCGATGTCGATGGTACTTTGACTCCAGCTAGATTGACCGTCTCTGACAAAGTCAGAGATACTTTGGTCAAGTTGAGAAAGAAGGTCTGCATTGGTTTCGTTGGTGGTTCTGATTTGAGCAAGCAATTAGAACAATTAGGTCCAAACGTTCTAAATGAATTCGACTACGCTTTCTCTGAAAACGGTTTGACTGCTTACAGAATGGGTAAGCAATTGGCTTCCCAATCTTTCATCAACTGGATTGGTGAAGAAAAGTACAACAAGTTGGCTAAGTTCATCTTGGGTTACTTGGCTAACATTGACTTGCCAAAGAGAAGAGGTACTTTCCTAGAATTCAGAAACGGTATGATCAACGTTTCCCCAATTGGTAGAAACGCTTCTACTGAAGAAAGAAACGAATTCGAAAGATACGACAAGGAACACAACATCAGAGCCAAGTTCGTCGAAGCTTTGAAGAAGGAATTCCCAGACTACGGTTTGACTTACTCTATCGGTGGTCAAATCTCCTTCGATGTTTTCCCAACCGGTTGGGACAAGACCTACTGTCTACAACACGTTGAGAAGGACGGTTTTAAGGAAATCCACTTCTTCGGTGACAAGACTCAAGTTGGTGGTAACGATTATGAAATCTTCGTTGACCCAAGAACTATTGGTCACTCTGTTCAAACTCCAGATGACACTGTCAAGATTTTGAACGAAATCTTCAACTTATAA
- the FMP32 gene encoding Fmp32p (CAGL0K12870g~Ortholog(s) have role in mitochondrial respiratory chain complex IV assembly and mitochondrion localization) produces the protein MNRYIGLGVRRHFHTLSPLFNSFKPIHVSNTHKYKQILTDKNAFTEAQASMIVELMVDAVRDGVEHVSKDLAMREKLTQLAYQQRVDFAKLRDQLLSADRSEFHNLQNEYEGVRNDLEKLRNKLREEITKANAGFKLDLSLEKGRIREENSHYELQIKEIDTRIDQEVNNIKMQIDSVKTQVMQWLIGVCTGTFALILAYVRLLS, from the coding sequence ATGAATAGGTACATTGGGCTAGGTGTGCGTAGGCACTTTCACACATTGTCACCGTTATTTAACAGTTTTAAGCCTATTCATGTTTCTAATACTCacaaatataaacaaaTATTGACCGACAAAAATGCCTTTACTGAAGCGCAGGCGTCAATGATAGTTGAGTTGATGGTTGATGCAGTTAGAGATGGTGTTGAACATGTCTCTAAGGATTTGGCTATGCGTGAAAAACTTACTCAGCTAGCCTACCAACAGAGAGTAGACTTCGCTAAACTTAGAGATCAACTTCTAAGTGCAGATAGAAGCGAGTTTCATAATCTTCAAAATGAATATGAAGGTGTTCGTAACGACTTAGAAAAACTAAGAAATAAGCTTCGAGAAGAAATTACAAAGGCCAATGCCGGCTTCAAGCTTGATTTATCGTTGGAGAAGGGTAGGATAAGGGAAGAGAATAGCCATTATGAACTACagataaaagaaattgatacaagaattgatcaagaagtaaataatatcaaaatgcAGATTGACTCGGTTAAAACCCAAGTGATGCAGTGGCTAATTGGTGTCTGCACTGGTACATTTGCACTAATCTTAGCATATGTGAGGCTTCTGTCATAG
- the RGD2 gene encoding GTPase-activating protein RGD2 (CAGL0K12892g~Ortholog(s) have GTPase activator activity and role in establishment or maintenance of actin cytoskeleton polarity, small GTPase mediated signal transduction), protein MPSFIDTFWSDDLQSGLDVLFSRLYHGCDQCDLYIQMFASRMQYEVGYGKQLAGIRTNIDGLDTVMHSNSTEDPNTGDKSDESHSDNKKGRWEPTTVVALSGMLDQMVVEGKQHIMIASNIETMVLQPFSKWCTEHRERVKFSESLLSKNVKNFKKSRIYVKKLENDYFSKCRALEDFKNENFNDEELAAAMRALKIQKKYISDREKEKDNQIFIKLNTLELDHKSTREIIIALLKDLPKSEFRVPLINYTLNNTNSGREITDFLKTALSIKDLDEAEAFGQELLNLGFIKYCNGVGTTFVNSKKFQYQWKPYAYKYARLSYSDGSNNVLSSSLTKDFENNVSTYLQDMTTKISQRAVSNETNGSPNVNEKERIFFKLLKEMEDADNKYYKEAFKMDSLRCSVEELVIDHLSFMEKCESDRLKAIKKATLDFCSTMGNKITSLKLSSEKLLDFEDSIDPSADMLALLTNYHTGVFHPRAITYNNYYNPGSFQNFGIDLETRCRLDKKVVPLIISAVLTYMDSVYPDMINDKIRTLTWISPVKLNSTHQLRSLLNKRQFSDEKEILELLKVNDVEASTVASIVKLYLLELPQPLIPKDLSEVLSELYIQFPLDMDKSGDNENCDNELQVDENKHKRITGLFTILSSLSKTHLATLDSIATHFHRLIMILKMGDNKEDIASTFTDSISQEFASCIIQASTVEDNDLGYKIFYDLLTNKEHIFSNLKRQGSKKDLKSHSK, encoded by the coding sequence ATGCCTTCTTTCATAGATACTTTTTGGTCGGACGATCTACAAAGTGGTTTAGATGTACTATTTTCTAGACTTTACCATGGTTGTGATCAATGTGATTTATATATACAGATGTTTGCTTCCCGGATGCAATATGAAGTCGGTTATGGTAAGCAACTAGCTGGTATTAGAACGAATATCGATGGACTTGATACTGTTATGCATTCCAACTCCACTGAAGATCCAAATACAGGCGATAAAAGCGATGAATCACACTCAGATAATAAGAAAGGTCGATGGGAGCCTACTACAGTTGTGGCTCTTAGTGGTATGTTAGACCAGATGGTAGTAGAGGGAAAGCAGCATATCATGATCGCATCGAATATTGAAACAATGGTTTTACAACCGTTCAGTAAATGGTGCACAGAACATAGAGAGAGAGTCAAATTTTCAGAATCACTACTGAGTAAAAATGTAAAGAATTTTAAGAAATCTAGAATATACGTAAAGAAATTGGAGAATGACTACTTCAGCAAATGTAGGGCATTGGAGGAttttaaaaatgaaaactttAATGATGAGGAGCTTGCCGCCGCCATGCGGGCTctaaaaattcaaaaaaaatacataaGTGATagagaaaaggaaaaggataatcaaatttttattaagCTGAATACGCTTGAGTTGGATCACAAATCCACAAGGGAAATTATAATAGCGTTGCTGAAAGATCTGCCAAAGTCTGAATTTCGTGTTCCTTTAATTAATTATACCCTTAATAATACTAATAGTGGTAGAGAAATCACAGATTTTCTAAAGACTGCTCTTTCGATAAAAGATCTTGATGAGGCAGAGGCATTTGGACAAGAGCTCCTGAATTTAGGTTTCATCAAGTATTGTAATGGTGTAGGGACTACATTTGTGAACTCTAAGAAATTTCAGTATCAGTGGAAACCGTACGCATACAAGTATGCTCGACTATCATACAGTGATGGAAGCAATAATGTTTTGTCAAGCTCTCTTACTAAAGACTTTGAAAATAACGTATCCACATACCTTCAAGATATGACAACAAAGATCTCGCAACGTGCTGTGTCTAATGAAACTAATGGGTCCCCTAATGTCAATGAAAAAGAACGCATTTTCTTTAAACTCTTGAAGGAAATGGAAGATGctgataataaatattataaagaaGCGTTCAAAATGGACTCATTGCGGTGTTCTGTAGAGGAGTTAGTCATAGATCACTTGTCATTTATGGAAAAGTGTGAATCAGATAGATTAAAAGCTATAAAGAAAGCAACGTTAGATTTCTGTTCGACTATGGGCAACAAAATAACAAGCCTGAAATTATCATCTGAGAAGCTATTGGACTTTGAAGATTCGATAGACCCATCTGCTGATATGCTGGCATTACTAACAAATTATCATACCGGTGTTTTTCATCCAAGAGCTATTACGTACAATAATTACTATAACCCAGGAAGTTTCCAAAATTTTGGTATTGACTTAGAAACTAGATGTAGGCTCGATAAAAAGGTTGTGCCTTTGATTATATCTGCTGTGTTGACGTATATGGATTCAGTATATCCAGATATGATAAATGATAAAATCCGAACGTTGACGTGGATTTCACCTGTTAAATTGAATTCCACACATCAACTTCGTAGTTTGCTAAATAAGAGACAATTTTCTgatgagaaagaaattCTAGAACTATTAAAGGTTAATGATGTTGAAGCTAGTACCGTTGCCAGTATAGTTAAGCTATATTTATTAGAACTACCTCAGCCTTTAATTCCCAAAGATTTATCTGAAGTGCTTAGCGAATTGTATATACAATTTCCCCTGGATATGGATAAAAGCGGTGACAATGAGAATTGTGACAATGAATTGCAAGTCGATGAAAACAAACACAAGAGAATTACTGGCTTATTTACTATTCTTTCTTCACTTTCGAAGACTCATTTGGCAACCTTGGATTCCATAGCAACGCATTTTCACAGATTAATAATGATCTTAAAAATGGGGGATAATAAAGAGGATATTGCTTCAACTTTTACCGATTCTATATCTCAGGAATTTGCCTCCTGTATAATTCAAGCAAGTACGGTTGAAGACAATGACTTGGGCtacaaaattttttatgaCCTTCTAACAAATAAAGAGCATATCTTTTCAAATCTTAAGAGGCAAGGATCTAAGAAGGATTTAAAATCGCATAGTAAATAG